The following nucleotide sequence is from Bacteroidota bacterium.
GATATTATGGTCTTTGCCGTATTTTACTTTTGGTTCAGCAACAACATTATCTAAATCACGACTTTGTGTTTGTGGTGGAAGTCCTGAATAATCAATCAGTTCAATATGAATATCTTTTTGTGTTCTGTCTTCTCTTTTGAGAATGAAACCATCAGCCAGCTAACGCATTATTTTTTTGTTACTCTCGTAAAGGTCGG
It contains:
- a CDS encoding type I restriction endonuclease; protein product: MADGFILKREDRTQKDIHIELIDYSGLPPQTQSRDLDNVVAEPKVKYGKDHNIYKFVNQLEIVGTEKRIPDGIIYINGLPIVVFEFKATIRLKLKG